A segment of the Odoribacter splanchnicus DSM 20712 genome:
GGGGTGTCGGAAAGTCATACGATAGGTTTAATGCACTTAATTGCAAATAATTATAATCTTCTACGAACCGGGAAGCCGGTCTTGTCTGGCTTTCATCCTTAACATCCTTGAAGAAAGTGATGTCTCCGGGTTGCTGCCATCTTTGTTCCAAAACCCTTCGGTCCGTATTATAGCGTTTATCGGCATTCTCCACCCTGTCTACCAGGGTGTAATTGTAATTTTGGCCGCCGATTCGATAAGTGAAATAAAGATTCAGTTGCAAGCCTTTCCAGCCGGCATTGAGTCCCAGATTACCTTCCAGGTCGGGATCTGTACAACCGATAACCCGTTGGTCCTTTGCCTGCCAACGATCTGTCAGACTTCCGTCGGCAGCCAGGTAGGTCTCTTTTCCGTTGGCCGGATTGATCCCCAGAGAAGGCACACCCCAGATGGAATTGATCGATTCGCCTTCAATATACCGTACTTTGGGTACATTAAGATTTTCATCACTTTTATCCCAGGCTTGATTCCAGGCTTCGAGGCTATTGGAGATTTTCTTCAGGATGTTGGTATTGTGTATGCCGGATGCTGTCAGATTGAGCCAAAGATCTTTTTTCTTCAGTATACCCAGGCGTACTTCCAATTCATACCCTTTATTTTCGATTTCTCCTAAATTTTCCCGATAGGTACCGTATCCCAGAGAGGGAGGCAGGGTTACGTCCGTCAACAAGTCTTTCGATCTGTTTTGATAATAGTTGGCGGAGAGGGCTAACCGGTCACCGAGCACGGAAATGTCCGTGCCGATATTCAGCTGGTTGGTTTGTTGCCATTTCAAATCCGGGTTACCCAATCTCATCATCATAGCTCCGATATTATACCGGTAACGGTTTTGGGTATAATATTCGTACATGATAATCGATTGATAGGGTTCAAAGGCTTGTGAACCGGTCATACCGTAAGAGGCCCGTATTTTTAACATATTGGCCCAGGTCCAGTTTTCGGCAAATTTTTCTTTGTGGATATTCCATCCCAGACCGACAGACCAGAAGGTCGCCCATCGTCCGTCCGATCCGAACTTGGAAGAACCGTCGAATCGGATAGAGGCATCCAGCAGGTAACAATCGCGGTAAGTATAACCGGCATTTCCGACGAATCCCATCAGACGGGAAATATAATCTTCGCCTGTCGGCAGGTATTCTTTTGCATTTTGGGCTGCAAAAGTGATAAAATCCAGTTTTTCATCCGGAAAACCTTCTGCTCTGACAGTATAGACTTCGCCTTCATTGCCTTGAATATTCCAGGCTATATTCGCATTCAGGGTATGATTCTGTATTTGCTTGAAGTAACTGAGCACGACGTTGCCGTCATAGAAAAATTCTTTTCCTGAGGTAGCCTGATAATATCCCCGTCTGTAATAGTTGTCATCGGAATAATTGACGAAATCTGTATGATCCGCCGGTTTGAATACAGTACCGTCGTTTTTTTTTGTGACGGATGGCAAAATTACCCTTTAGCCTCAGATCGGCATTGATATACCAGTCGATCCCGAAATTATTGGCGAATTCACTGTAAGAAGTCTCGTCGATCACATTCAGGGTGGTATTGTACAGCGGATTAATCACGCTTTTCCGTCCCAGTATACCCGAGTTGGCTTCCAGTTCTTTGAGGTAGTTTCCATTTTCATCTTGGTAAGGGTAATAAGGATTCAGGGTGGCGTATTCTCTGAAACTACCGTATGGGCTATTGGTCGATTTGACATTGTCGTAAGTCATGTTGTTACGGAAAGTCAGGTTTTTAAAACGGTATAGAAGCATGGTTCCCATTCCCATTCGTTGCCTGCCGGATTCTTTCATCACGCCGGGAACATTTTCATAGGTCAGATCTAAAGAATAGCGCATGGCTTTTTCGCCGCCTTCAACAGACAGGGTGTGTTTATGGCCGATAGCTACTTCCAGGGGTTTATCCAGCCAATAGGTGTTATATCCCTGTTGCACCAGCCCCAGTCGGTAGTTGTAATCTCTTTCCCGGGCTTCTGTCTGGTCTATTGTTCCGAATGGATCAAAATATCCGGCAGCTTTTCCCAATTGTAATTTTTCTGTTGCATTCAGTAAATCGTAATCAGTCAGATCCGGAATATTGAATGAAACGTCGAGATTGTAAAGTAACCGGAGTTTACCGGCTTCCGGTTGTTTGGTATTGATAACGACCACACCGTTAGAAGCCCGGGAACCGTAGATTGCAGTTGCTGCCGCATCCTTCAGTATGGTCATCGATTCTATGCGCATCGGATCGAGATCGAATACCTTTTCAGCTGTCACTTCAAATCCATCCATGATAAAAGTAGG
Coding sequences within it:
- a CDS encoding TonB-dependent receptor domain-containing protein: MPSVTKKNDGTVFKPADHTDFVNYSDDNYYRRGYYQATSGKEFFYDGNVVLSYFKQIQNHTLNANIAWNIQGNEGEVYTVRAEGFPDEKLDFITFAAQNAKEYLPTGEDYISRLMGFVGNAGYTYRDCYLLDASIRFDGSSKFGSDGRWATFWSVGLGWNIHKEKFAENWTWANMLKIRASYGMTGSQAFEPYQSIIMYEYYTQNRYRYNIGAMMMRLGNPDLKWQQTNQLNIGTDISVLGDRLALSANYYQNRSKDLLTDVTLPPSLGYGTYRENLGEIENKGYELEVRLGILKKKDLWLNLTASGIHNTNILKKISNSLEAWNQAWDKSDENLNVPKVRYIEGESINSIWGVPSLGINPANGKETYLAADGSLTDRWQAKDQRVIGCTDPDLEGNLGLNAGWKGLQLNLYFTYRIGGQNYNYTLVDRVENADKRYNTDRRVLEQRWQQPGDITFFKDVKDESQTRPASRFVEDYNYLQLSALNLSYDFPTPLTRKWRMENIRISFSMNDVFRASSIKAERGIDYPFARAFRTSLRVIF